CGGGCGCGGGGCTTTGCCACGTACGCGGCGCTGCGGGAGCTGGGGCGTGCCGGCGTGGCCGAGCTGGTGGAACGCAACAGCCGGCAGGCGCGCGAGCTGGTGACCCGGATCGGGGCGCTGCCACACGCGCGGGCGGTGGCGGTCTCGGAGATCAACCAGGGGCTGGTGCGATTCCACGACCCCGCCCCAGGCGCCACCGACATGGACCACGACCGGCGCACCGACGCGGTGATCGCGGCCATCAACGCCAGTGGCGAGGCCTATTTCACCGGCACCACCTGGCGGGGCACGCGGTGCATGCGGGTGTCGGTCTCCAACTGGCGCACCACCGCGGCCGACGTGGACCGCGCGGTGGCGGCCGCGGCCGCCGCCAGCGCGGGGTGAGATTGCCGGCGGCGGGCGGCGGGGTAGGTTACGGCAGGGCGGGAGTGAGACGGCGCCCCGGAACGTCACTCGCCGGACTCCCGCGGCGTCCGTGGTGCACATCGACAGAGGCACGGAGGCATGATGACAGCACCGACCGCCACCGAACCGCTCCCGGGCCGCCCAGTACCGCGGGTGGCGATGGCCGCCAGCGCGCTGGCGCTGGGGGCGCTCGCGGTGTGGATGCTCCTCGGCCTGTACCAGACGCGCGGGGCCAGGGAGTGCCTTGCACGCTACGGCGCGGCGCGCACCGCGGCCGACACCGCCCGGGTCGACGCACTGGTCCCCGGACCGGCCGGCCCGGAGGCGCACTCCTGCGGGTTCACGCGGCGGACCGCGCGCTGGTAACCGCCGTCGGTGGGACGGCCTGACCCCACTGGCGGCACCATCACCGCGGCGCCCGGCGGACAGCCTGGTCGCCCGGCTCGCCACCACCGCCAGCGGGCAACTGTCCGCCGGGGTATCATTCCTCCGCCCCGCCCCCAGACCAGCGACGCTCCTGCTCTGGCGATCCCTCGCCCTACCAGGAGACCTGTCATGCCCGAACCGACCTCCGCCGAGAAGCGCGCCCGCGCCACCACCCTCGCCGCGCCCCGCCCGGCCGATCCCATCGCTGGCAATCTCGACGTGCAGTGGGGGAGCGCGTTCGACCGGCTCTGCTACGATCTCGCGGCGCCCGCGATGCCGCGCAAGCACCCCGAGCGCTACGACGCCCTCCTCGCGGAGCTGACCGAAGGCACCGGGTGTTCCGAGGACGAGGTCCTGACCCACGGCCAGAAGGTGCGCAGCATGCTCTTCTTCGCGGAGGACAAGCTGGCCCGGCAGGGCGTGATGGCGCGGCTCCCGGGCAACCAGCGGCACCCGTACCGCCTGGCGCCCGTGCCCCAGAGCTTCTAGACTCCGCGGCCGCCGGCACCCCGCCCCGGGGATTGCCGGCGCCGCCGCTGCCCGCCAGCTTTCGCGGCCATGGGTTCTCCCGTGCCCCCGCACCCCGCCGCCATGCCTGACCATCCCCTCGCCATCGCACCCCTGACACGCCCGGTGTCCGACGCCGACCTGCGCGCGCTGGCCGAGCTGCTGGCCGACGCAGTGAACGCGGGTGGGGCGGTCAGCTTCCTCCCTCCGCTGTCGGTGGAACGGGCGCTGGCGTGGTGGCGGGAGTGCCTGACGGACGCCGGCCCCGGGGTGGCCGTCCTGGTGGCGCGCGACGCGGCGGGCATCGCGGGGAGCGTGCAGGTGCACCCCGCGTGGGCACCCAACCAGCCGCATCGGGGGGACATCGCCAAGCTGATCGTGCACCGGCGCGCGCGGGGCCAGGGGCTGGGCACCCGGCTGATGGCGGCGGCGGAAGCGGCGGCTCGGGCGGCGGGGCTCACCCTCCTCACACTCGACACCAAGCGGGGCGATGCCGCGGAGCGGCTGTACCGGAGGCTGGGGTGGACCGAGATGGGGTCGATCCCCGGCTTTGCCATCAACCCGGACGGGTCGCCACAGGAATCGGTGTTCTTCTACAAGCACCTGCGGTAAGTCGGCAGGGGAACTCCAGCGCAAGCGGCCACGGGACCGGTACCTGCGCGTCGAGGTACTCGCCCAGCACTCCGGTGCCGCCGTCGGTGGCGCGGTGGTGCTCCGTGAAGAGCCGGGTCAGTTCCGTCCGGAGCGCGATGGCGCCTGCCGCAGATGCGGCGACGCGGGCGGCACCGGGAACTGTCGCTTCACCGGAAGGTTGCCACATGTCATCGATCCTGTGCCGCGTCCCGCGTCCCGTCCTCGCCGCCCTGGCCCTCTGCCTGCTCGTGGCGTGCGACAGCACGGGCCCCGATCGCGCCCACCCGCGGGTGGCGCTGCTCAACGCCCTCGCCCGCTACGACGACAGCACCCATGGCCGCCGGCACTACTGCACGCTCTCGGGAAGCTGGCCGATGCCCCGGTGGCCCGACAGCACGAGCGCTGACACGGCCACGCTCTACTTCACCCGGTCGGTGTTCTTCGACACCGTGCTGACCAACGCGTCCCCGGGGGTCCAGCGCGACACCCTGCTCGCCTCGCTGGCCGTACAGTGGGTGCGCGCCGACGCCACCCACCTCACGCTGCGGCTGGGCC
The Gemmatimonadota bacterium DNA segment above includes these coding regions:
- a CDS encoding GNAT family N-acetyltransferase, which codes for MPDHPLAIAPLTRPVSDADLRALAELLADAVNAGGAVSFLPPLSVERALAWWRECLTDAGPGVAVLVARDAAGIAGSVQVHPAWAPNQPHRGDIAKLIVHRRARGQGLGTRLMAAAEAAARAAGLTLLTLDTKRGDAAERLYRRLGWTEMGSIPGFAINPDGSPQESVFFYKHLR